The Huiozyma naganishii CBS 8797 chromosome 6, complete genome genome includes a window with the following:
- the SRP1 gene encoding karyopherin alpha (similar to Saccharomyces cerevisiae SRP1 (YNL189W); ancestral locus Anc_2.63), protein MDSEDSGSTSKFVPEYRRTNFKNKGRFSADELRRRRDTQQIELRKAKRDEVLAKRRNFVPPVDGVDSEDEDDNSNSADQQFYSQLQLELPQMIEQIQSADFQEQLAATVKFRQILSREHRPPIDVVIQSGVVPILVNFMNENQPEMLQLEAAWALTNIASGSSDQTKVVVEAGAVPLFIQLLYNPSVEVQEQAIWALGNVAGDSTSYRDYVLQCSAMEPILGLFNSPKVSLIRTATWTLSNLCRGKKPQPDWTIVSQALPILAKLIYSLDNETLVDACWAISYLSDGPADAIQKVIDNRIPKRLVELLDHSSTTVQTPALRAVGNIVTGNDLQTQVVINCGVLPALRNLLNSPKESIKKEACWTISNITAGNTEQIQAVIDANLIPSLVKLLKVADYKTQKEACWAISNASSGGLQKPEIIRYLVSQDCIKPLCDLLEIADNKIIEVALDALENILKMGESDKEARGLVINENADAIERVGGMEKIFNLQQNENDKIYEKAFNIIETYFGAEDDVIDESVAPQTAGNTFGFGSNVNQQFNFN, encoded by the coding sequence ATGGACTCAGAGGATTCTGGCTCGACCAGCAAGTTTGTCCCCGAGTACAGACGGaccaacttcaaaaataaagGGAGGTTCTCCGCGGATGAGCTcagaaggagaagagacaCGCAGCAGATCGAGCTGAGAAAGGCCAAGAGAGATGAAGTGTTGGCGAAGAGGAGAAATTTCGTGCCGCCCGTGGACGGTGTCGACTCcgaggacgaggatgacaacagcaactcTGCAGACCAACAATTTTACAGccagttgcaactggaACTGCCACAGATGATCGAGCAAATCCAGTCTGCAGACTTCCAAGAACAACTGGCCGCCACGGTAAAATTCAGACAAATCTTGTCCAGGGAGCACCGCCCGCCAATTGACGTGGTCATCCAGTCTGGTGTAGTCCCCATTTTAGTCAACTTTATGAACGAAAACCAGCCGGAGatgttgcaattggaggCAGCTTGGGCGCTTACCAACATTGCATCTGGGAGCTCTGACCAAACTAAAGTGGTCGTGGAGGCCGGAGCGGTGCCTCTGTTCATTCAGTTGCTGTACAACCCATCTGTGGaggtccaagaacaagcCATTTGGGCTCTTGGTAACGTTGCCGGTGACTCTACAAGCTACAGAGACTACGTGCTCCAGTGTTCCGCCATGGAACCAATACTTGGTCTGTTCAACTCACCAAAGGTGTCTCTAATTAGAACGGCGACTTGGACTTTGTCTAACCTGTGCAGAGGTAAAAAACCACAGCCAGACTGGACCATCGTCTCACAGGCGCTCCCCATTTTGGCCAAGTTGATATACTCGCTGGATAACGAAACTTTGGTCGATGCCTGCTGGGCCATCTCTTACCTCTCCGATGGACCTGCAGACGCCATTCAAAAAGTTATCGACAACAGAATCCCAAAGAGACTCGTTGAACTTTTGGACCACTCTTCTACAACGGTTCAAACCCCAGCATTGAGAGCCGTCGGGAATATCGTCACGGGTAACGATTTGCAAACACAAGTTGTCATCAACTGCGGTGTGTTGCCAGCGCTAAGAAACTTGTTAAACTCTCCAAAGGAATCGATTAAGAAGGAGGCGTGTTGGACCATTTCCAACATCACAGCGGGGAACACGGAACAGATCCAAGCCGTCATCGATGCCAACCTCATCCCATCTCTCGTAAAACTGTTGAAGGTCGCAGACTACAAGACTCAAAAGGAGGCATGCTGGGCCATCTCCAACGCATCCTCCGGTGGTCTACAGAAACCGGAAATAATCAGATACCTCGTCTCCCAAGACTGTATAAAGCCGTTGTGTGACCTGTTGGAGATTGCCGACAATAAAATCATAGAGGTTGCATTGGACGCCCTGGAGAACATACTAAAGATGGGTGAGAGCGATAAGGAGGCCCGTGGGTTGGTCATCAACGAAAACGCGGACGCCATCGAGAGGGTTGGTGGTATGGAGaagatcttcaacttgCAACAGAACGAAAACGACAAGATTTACGAAAAGGCTTTCAACATTATTGAAACCTACTTTGGTGCAGAGGACGATGTCATAGACGAGTCTGTCGCACCTCAAACCGCGGGGAACACATTCGGGTTCGGATCCAACGTGAACCAACAATTTAATTTCAACTAG
- the KAR1 gene encoding Kar1p (similar to Saccharomyces cerevisiae KAR1 (YNL188W); ancestral locus Anc_2.64): protein MPVHSNQSTTRIGPRGGQHMDRTLTQAQAIREQKRRLKTNSNITDSAEDTEWDGESTGNPSVVSNNSTSIMNPNEALVTGSDETIKSEIGFRHLSNEGVLDRGAYADLKEDPDDEYFPSMISRNDLIFSSGRKHGGGSASRWDARPLYPKKRVTSHEGKGLTALRKSLGEPIPLHYMSQDNTDIPQPRISNLDPIRQAGTSKNVDHDILPDNEIEKKRKEMTAKWRTLLTKDKLSVEKKLKELELWHDSGKKIPQPKQPKQPERVPSVISSFGSPLPNISRTPPVPKADETEDFLLKLRDNVDSNSQKLDQIIALLSAKQPKTPSPEPSHGASILRNGIPTENMFWTLCIIVLFVGNVMVYHYL from the coding sequence ATGCCAGTCCATTCAAATCAAAGTACTACCAGAATTGGACCACGAGGCGGTCAGCACATGGATAGGACTCTGACTCAAGCACAGGCGATCCGAGAGCAGAAACGGAGACTGAAAACAAATAGTAACATAACTGACTCGGCAGAGGACACGGAATGGGATGGAGAAAGTACGGGGAATCCCAGTGTCGTGTCAAATAACTCTACATCTATAATGAATCCAAATGAAGCGCTAGTAACTGGCAGCGATGAGACAATCAAATCCGAAATCGGGTTTCGTCACTTGTCCAATGAGGGAGTATTAGATAGAGGTGCATATGcagatttgaaggaagaTCCTGATGATGAGTATTTTCCCAGCATGATATCGCGTAACgatttgattttttctaGTGGTAGGAAACACGGCGGTGGTAGTGCTAGCCGATGGGATGCCCGTCCACTTTACCCGAAGAAGAGAGTAACCAGCCATGAGGGAAAAGGTTTAACTGCGCTTCGAAAGTCGTTGGGGGAACCAATCCCATTGCATTATATGTCACAGGATAATACAGACATACCACAGCCTCGAATCTCAAACTTAGATCCTATACGGCAGGCCGGGACTTCTAAGAATGTTGATCATGACATATTACCAGATAATGAGATAGAAAAGAAACGTAAAGAGATGACTGCTAAATGGAGAACTTTGTTGACAAAGGATAAACTATCTGTTGAGAAGAAATTAAAAGAATTGGAGTTATGGCACGATTCCGGGAAGAAAATTCCGCAACCAAAACAACCAAAACAACCAGAGAGAGTGCCATCTGTCATATCATCATTCGGTAGCCCACTGCCAAACATTTCAAGGACGCCCCCTGTACCAAAAGCAGATGAAACTGAAGATTTTTTACTGAAGTTACGCGATAATGTTGACAGTAACTCTCAGAAATTGGATCAGATTATAGCATTACTGTCTGCCAAGCAACCAAAAACACCGAGCCCGGAACCAAGTCATGGAGCCAGTATCTTACGAAACGGCATCCCGACTGAAAATATGTTTTGGACACTCTGTATTATAGTATTATTTGTCGGGAACGTAATGGTGTACCACTACTTATAG
- the SWT21 gene encoding Swt21p (similar to Saccharomyces cerevisiae YNL187W; ancestral locus Anc_2.66), which produces MPSIKVVFSTNDTFDGRDLSRIWQRENAKHKALVLTQPDYQFPKLQYSSYADDKLEKPVVIQDLKWSNDGTSIVSVSNDSGVRQYLVPEATSDCTPELVPFTRVFKNRSIVSSCISPRYSLYNENTSGNFVLLGSRDIPIQLYGLSAGSEEQVNFSYSTLDQLNENYNVPYSLHIFPRAADDRFYMGSTRNRVSVYDMNRDKPLLELQSTRRQCGKSASHKSIVSCFNDTKVNNMVVFGNYHNELHGLDERCCELTQLAKSHGGNGIYQVLTSENGHYCYVLKRHSSEISVLDVRQSFQRVNSLKLPETTRNQKLYATNCPDKGILMGTPRGTICCWDRLVVEFGGIDVKATSPEENLPHCTPTEYTFLQEDTNNTNITEASRIGIAATNASDPLSMAFSYNADKFKTTTATESDTKSGFVITEFGNER; this is translated from the coding sequence ATGCCAAGTATCAAGGTTGTTTTCAGCACCAATGACACTTTCGACGGTAGGGATCTCTCCCGGATTTGGCAGCGCGAGAATGCTAAACACAAAGCGCTGGTTTTAACCCAACCAGATTACCAATTCCCAAAACTACAATATTCGTCGTACGCCGACGATAAACTTGAGAAGCCAGTTGTCATTCAAGATCTGAAATGGTCTAACGACGGTACATCAATTGTATCCGTGTCCAATGACAGCGGGGTTAGACAGTACTTGGTTCCCGAGGCGACCAGTGACTGTACACCTGAATTAGTCCCCTTTACAAGGGTCTTCAAAAATAGGTCTATTGTATCGAGCTGCATTAGCCCGAGGTATTCTCTGTACAACGAGAACACGTCCGGTAATTTTGTATTACTAGGTTCGCGGGATATCCCCATTCAGCTGTACGGTCTATCTGCTGGTAGTGAAGAACAGGTTAATTTCAGTTACAGTACGCTGGATCAGTTGAACGAGAATTACAATGTACCTTATTCTTTGCACATTTTCCCGAGGGCCGCTGACGACCGGTTCTACATGGGTTCCACTAGAAACAGAGTATCTGTTTACGATATGAACCGTGACAAGCCCCTGTTGGAGTTGCAATCGACGCGCCGCCAGTGCGGGAAATCCGCGTCCCACAAGTCTATCGTGTCCTGTTTCAACGACACGAAGGTCAATAACATGGTCGTATTTGGCAACTACCACAACGAGTTGCACGGGCTGGACGAGCGATGTTGTGAGCTCACCCAGCTCGCTAAGTCGCACGGGGGTAACGGGATTTACCAAGTTTTAACAAGTGAGAACGGACACTACTGCTACGTTTTGAAGAGGCACTCGAGTGAAATCAGCGTCCTCGATGTGAGACAGTCTTTCCAGAGGGTCAACTCTCTGAAACTTCCCGAGACGACCCGGAACCAAAAACTGTACGCTACAAACTGCCCAGATAAAGGCATACTCATGGGCACCCCCAGGGGGACAATATGCTGTTGGGACCGACTTGTAGTCGAGTTTGGCGGCATTGACGTGAAGGCAACATCCCCAGAAGAAAACCTACCCCACTGCACACCAACAGAATACACTTTCCTGCAAGAAGAcaccaacaacaccaacataACGGAGGCATCGAGGATCGGAATAGCAGCGACCAACGCATCCGACCCGCTGTCGATGGCCTTCAGTTACAACGCTGACAAGTTCAAAACGACGACCGCTACAGAAAGTGACACAAAATCGGGCTTCGTAATTACCGAATTCGGAAACGAGCGATGA
- the UBP10 gene encoding ubiquitin-specific protease UBP10 (similar to Saccharomyces cerevisiae UBP10 (YNL186W); ancestral locus Anc_2.69), with amino-acid sequence MTTNENIKPLVDKLLLNPLQFKQATEATVGAGERISSQMLKNPSYIVIGKKHGTVEVPKMAAGDNAGEHSDRVASVRETPKKQVKSMAEALANYTAAKGKRRDQLNKKLAVDQELHSDVSSDTDASEDVFHEAKDFINGGLKTVTSSAVGDGEATATYSADEDLGEDLGAPVATEDADQKGEEKESYDDDDDEDDQSFELEDDNDDNKEDDISRISDSEKVGLLEESMAFEIEKEKMREENKRASTALPENKPEETVPEEDRDDENELKHKTPTSRQSTTTLKSTSSQTSLDSAAPDLSNFYAFNENENDEGSALPSKIVKNWGRDLSSLKPRGLLNHGVTCYTNAAVQAMLHIPAIQHYLFDILRGKYSDTISPTSVSTVLAETSRRMWFPNEILKKKIGTYIDPNKLICRLDDINCMMSEWQQEDSHEYFMSLMSRLQEDSVPKGHKMTESIIYDIFGGLLKQAVTCKSCGSISKTEQPFYDLSLHLKGKNKSDLNINSEANTSNGGNTTQDSSTTENGSLEVGNGKAATQQVSAQAKQLAVNRKFSIEKSIKDFFNPELIRVDNEQKGYVCEKCHKTTNAAKRNSILRAPETLLVHLKKFRFNGTSSSKMKQAVSYPMFLDLTKYCDKEATPKGQDVLPVKYQLISVVVHEGRSLSSGHYIAHCKQPDGSWSTYDDEYINKITERDVLRESNAYYLVYTRLTSKAIKLRDDLSSVKSMELPTKKNIASTNGNGNGNDQNVALQNLSSSPNTSASSGFPPNGKKSGKKWKKNKKRRTNNLSN; translated from the coding sequence ATGACAACGAACGAGAATATCAAGCCGCTGGTCGacaagctgctgctgaaccCGCTGCAGTTTAAACAGGCAACGGAGGCGACCGTTGGTGCAGGGGAACGCATCTCTTCGCAGATGCTCAAGAACCCTTCGTATATAGTGATTGGGAAGAAGCACGGTACGGTGGAAGTTCCCAAAATGGCTGCTGGTGACAATGCTGGTGAGCATTCTGATAGAGTCGCTAGTGTACGGGAAACGCCGAAGAAACAGGTCAAGTCCATGGCTGAGGCTTTGGCCAATTACACTGCGGCGAAGGGCAAGAGGAGGgaccaattgaacaaaaaactggCGGTGGATCAGGAGCTCCATAGCGACGTCAGTAGTGACACTGATGCGTCGGAAGATGTGTTCCACGAGGCTAAAGATTTTATTAACGGTGGTTTGAAGACGGTGACTAGTTCTGCAGTTGGAGACGGTGAGGCAACGGCTACGTACAGTGCAGATGAAGATCTGGGGGAGGATCTGGGTGCACCTGTCGCAACAGAAGATGCAGACCAGAAAGGcgaagagaaagaaagttacgatgatgatgacgacgaagacgatcaaagttttgaattGGAGGACGACAATGATGATAATAAAGAGGATGACATTTCGCGGATTTCAGATTCAGAGAAAGTAGGTTTGCTCGAGGAGTCGATGGCCTTTGAAATCGAAAAGGAGAAAATGCGCGAGGAGAACAAACGAGCTAGTACAGCCCTACCAGAAAATAAACCAGAGGAAACAGTACCGGAGGAGGATCGTGATGACGAGAATGAATTGAAACATAAGACGCCTACTTCGAGACAATCTACAACCACTTTAAAGAGTACTTCCTCACAAACGTCGCTGGATTCAGCTGCCCCCGATCTATCCAATTTTTACGCCTTTAACGAGAACGAGAACGATGAGGGCTCTGCATTGCCTTCCAAGATTGTTAAAAATTGGGGGCGAGACCTGTCCAGCTTGAAACCTAGAGGCTTACTAAATCATGGTGTTACCTGTTACACAAATGCCGCGGTGCAGGCAATGTTACACATCCCAGCAATTCAGCACTATCTTTTTGATATACTGCGTGGCAAGTACAGTGATACAATCTCGCCCACTTCTGTATCCACCGTTTTGGCAGAAACTAGCAGGAGGATGTGGTTCCCGAATGAAattctgaaaaaaaagatcGGTACCTATATTGATCCAAACAAGCTTATCTGTAGACTAGACGATATCAACTGTATGATGAGCGAATGGCAACAAGAGGATTCTCACGAATATTTTATGTCCTTGATGTCCAGACTACAAGAGGATTCCGTTCCAAAGGGCCACAAGATGACCGAATCGATAATATACGACATCTTTGGAGGGTTATTGAAACAGGCGGTCACTTGTAAGTCGTGCGGCAGCATTTCCAAGACAGAACAACCTTTCTATGATCTGTCGCTACACTTGAAGGGCAAGAATAAATCAGATCTCAACATAAATTCAGAGGCTAATACAAGCAACGGCGGTAATACTACCCAGGATTCGTCCACTACAGAGAACGGCTCTTTGGAGGTTGGCAATGGCAAGGCGGCTACTCAACAGGTCAGTGCACAGGCAAAGCAACTTGCCGTTAACAGGAAATTTTCGATTGAGAAGTCGATCAAAGATTTTTTCAACCCTGAGCTGATCAGGGTCGATAACGAACAGAAGGGCTACGTCTGTGAAAAATGCCACAAGACAACCAATGCGGCAAAACGTAACTCGATACTGCGGGCCCCTGAGACTTTGTTGGttcatttgaaaaaattcaGATTCAATGGTACATCTTCCTCCAAGATGAAACAAGCTGTCTCATATCCAATGTTTTTGGACCTAACAAAATACTGTGACAAAGAGGCTACACCCAAGGGTCAAGATGTGTTGCCCGTCAAATATCAACTGATAAGTGTCGTAGTCCACGAAGGTCGCTCTCTATCTTCAGGTCATTACATTGCGCATTGCAAACAACCGGATGGTAGCTGGTCAACTTATGACGACGAGTACATCAACAAAATTACAGAAAGAGACGTGCTGAGGGAGTCGAACGCATATTACCTAGTCTATACTAGGCTGACTTCCAAAGCGATCAAGTTAAGAGATGACCTATCGAGTGTCAAATCCATGGAGTTGCCAACGAAAAAGAACATTGCATCTACCAACGGCAACGGTAACGGTAACGATCAGAACGTAGCATTGCAAAACCTGTCATCTTCGCCCAACACTTCTGCATCGTCAGGTTTCCCACCTAATGGCAAGAAATCGGggaagaaatggaagaagaacaagaagagaagaacaaataACCTTTCCAACTGA
- the MRPL19 gene encoding mitochondrial 54S ribosomal protein uL11m (similar to Saccharomyces cerevisiae MRPL19 (YNL185C); ancestral locus Anc_2.70) has protein sequence MSQPVKNILVKLIVAAGQAAPSPPVGPALGSKGIKAMDFCKEFNARSGIYKPGTPVPVMITVKPDRSFSFEMKSPPTGFLLLKALGKEKGAGQPNINTKEGTIGELSLKHVYEIAKIKKTDERHALLDIKGVVKSVIGVARSMGIKIVP, from the coding sequence ATGTCTCAACCAGTAAAGAATATACTGGTTAAATTGATAGTGGCAGCGGGTCAAGCGGCGCCGTCTCCACCAGTGGGCCCCGCGCTAGGTTCCAAGGGTATCAAAGCTATGGATTTCTGCAAAGAGTTCAATGCAAGATCAGGGATATACAAACCTGGCACACCGGTCCCCGTTATGATTACTGTGAAGCCAGACAGGTCGTTTTCCTTTGAGATGAAGTCACCGCCGACTgggtttcttcttctgaagGCTCTTGGGAAGGAGAAAGGCGCTGGACAACCGAACATCAATACGAAGGAGGGCACTATAGGGGAACTGTCGCTCAAACACGTATACGAGATTGCGAAAATCAAGAAGACAGACGAGAGACACGCCCTTTTGGATATAAAGGGAGTCGTCAAATCGGTGATTGGCGTAGCAAGAAGTATGGGTATAAAGATCGTACCTTGA
- the NPR1 gene encoding serine/threonine protein kinase NPR1 (similar to Saccharomyces cerevisiae PRR2 (YDL214C) and NPR1 (YNL183C); ancestral locus Anc_2.71) — MSSLTKLLQEKRDNSSPSGTPNRTVDGHPIGVISEGVVPSRDEGDSCSAMDSQANGTTSPILRTTSRTLDIGHSGRAGSHATTTVTTVTQLDFGTDEDEGNNSIAETPNSSLGDQQFSSSFLTANFAHTATMLGTSGPSKGDRFGSFIDNGYAPQSSSSLRNGFRQSHPRQIPSLSSSIPYSVPNSNKDSASNDSNSNGSSVSSSWLEAYGGAMPSNISAIDSNIISSPKVDSVEPRFIISKHKLHRASAENAQNNANFGVGSFNSSNNYNTNNHSNGNHHHNNNGGSDGSGAENISRSSSFSSSLGNLLFSKGSSSHAHHNPTTSNLSSALEMHSNNVPLSAAKVSTTNAKAIPKPSRARTSSIYSASRQPSGSYQDSQPYGSPEQQTVFHAGPSQSVPRSHHSSSIANLRGFFKKSGSNSGGSPNNAAQNGSPSTTTGNVAIPQMSSSSHASGLANHRTNNSMSTSFTGAGSYTSLQNGESLYGSSQTDTNLPFSKRYVKTGDDLGAGAGGSVKLMKRIADKSIFAVKEFRPKLDSESKRDYVKKITSEYCIGTSLHFPNIIETIEIVYENNRILQVMEYCDYDLFAIVMSNKMSYEEICCCFKQILSAVEYLHSIGLAHRDLKLDNCVINERGIVKLIDFGAAVVFSYPFSKNLVEASGIVGSDPYLAPEVCIFAKYDPRPVDVWSTAIIFACMILKKFPWKIPKLRDNSFKLFCSGRNCDSLSTLVTRTPEPPSYDNLESSNHASGKQSQHSSHNSIDPNNPNIGPQRLLHSLPEESQHIIGRMIDLAPACRSTIDEIMDDPWIKSIDMCHVVANKLKPTVVSGQDHTHTQVDQSEAHIAGLEKKKKQQQNAASTTNK, encoded by the coding sequence ATGTCCTCACTTACCAAgctgttgcaagagaaGAGGGATAACTCGTCCCCATCTGGGACCCCCAATAGAACCGTGGATGGCCACCCAATTGGGGTAATTAGCGAGGGGGTCGTACCCTCTCGCGATGAGGGTGATAGTTGCTCTGCCATGGACTCTCAGGCGAACGGAACCACGAGCCCGATACTGAGAACCACTTCGAGAACACTGGATATAGGCCATTCGGGAAGAGCTGGGTCTCATGCCACCACGACTGTCACAACTGTCACACAGTTGGATTTTGGGACCGACGAGGATGAGGGGAATAACTCGATAGCTGAGACGCCGAACTCTTCGCTTGGCGATCAACAGTTCTCGTCTAGTTTCTTGACCGCCAATTTTGCCCATACTGCCACGATGCTGGGGACTAGTGGTCCCTCGAAGGGGGACAGATTTGGTTCGTTTATCGACAACGGGTACGCTCCACAATCTTCCTCGTCTCTGAGAAACGGGTTCAGGCAGTCGCACCCAAGGCAGATCCCCTCTTTGTCTTCCAGTATACCGTACTCCGTCCCCAACTCGAACAAGGACTCCGCATCGAATGACTCGAACAGCAACGGCTCGTCAGTGTCGTCATCCTGGTTGGAAGCGTACGGGGGCGCTATGCCAAGTAACATCTCTGCGATCGACTCAAATATCATCTCCTCGCCAAAAGTGGACTCTGTCGAGCCCAGATTCATCATCTCAAAACACAAATTGCATAGGGCATCCGCGGAGAACGCACAGAACAACGCCAACTTTGGGGTTGGCAGCTTTAatagcagcaacaactacaaTACTAATAACCATAGCAATGGTAATCACCACCACAATAACAACGGCGGTAGTGACGGTAGCGGTGCGGAAAATATCTCCAGATCGAGCTCATTCTCATCGTCCCTGGGGAACCTGCTCTTCTCAAAGGGGTCTTCCTCGCATGCCCATCACAACCCAACTACGAGCAACCTATCCTCGGCTCTTGAGATGCACTCGAATAATGTGCCCTTATCGGCCGCAAAGGTCTCGACGACGAACGCCAAGGCTATACCAAAGCCATCGAGAGCTAGAACAAGCAGTATTTATTCCGCATCGAGACAGCCGTCGGGCTCTTACCAGGATTCCCAGCCGTACGGATCTCCTGAGCAACAAACCGTTTTCCACGCCGGGCCTAGCCAGAGCGTGCCAAGAAGCCACCACTCCTCGTCCATTGCAAACTTGAGAGgcttcttcaagaaatcgGGATCCAATTCCGGCGGCTCACCAAATAACGCTGCGCAGAACGGATCCCCTTCAACGACAACGGGGAACGTAGCGATTCCGCAAATGAGCTCATCGTCGCATGCCTCAGGACTGGCGAACCAtagaaccaacaacagtaTGTCTACCTCGTTCACCGGCGCAGGGTCTTACACGTCGTTACAAAACGGGGAAAGCTTGTACGGGTCCTCCCAAACTGATACAAACTTGCCCTTTTCCAAGAGGTACGTCAAGACAGGAGATGATCttggtgctggtgcagGAGGGTCCGTTAAACTGATGAAAAGAATCGCTGACAAATCCATATTTGCCGTGAAGGAATTCAGACCAAAGCTGGACTCCGAATCAAAGAGGGATTATGTCAAAAAGATCACATCCGAGTACTGTATCGGGACAAGTCTGCACTTCCCAAACATCATAGAGACAATCGAGATTGTTTACGAAAATAACAGAATCTTACAAGTCATGGAGTACTGTGACTACGACCTGTTTGCCATTGTAATGAGTAACAAGATGTCTTACGAGGAGATatgctgctgtttcaaaCAAATCCTGAGTGCCGTGGAGTACTTACATAGCATCGGGTTGGCCCACAGGGATCTGAAACTGGATAATTGTGTGATAAACGAAAGGGGGATAGTGAAACTGATCGACTTTGGTGCCGCCGTCGTGTTCTCTTACCCATTCTCCAAGAATCTGGTGGAAGCCAGTGGGATCGTGGGTAGCGACCCTTACCTGGCACCGGAAGTTTGTATCTTTGCCAAATACGACCCGCGCCCCGTGGATGTCTGGTCTACCGCTATCATTTTCGCCTGcatgattttgaagaagttcccCTGGAAGATTCCAAAGTTGAGGGAcaactctttcaaattgTTCTGCTCGGGAAGAAACTGCGACTCATTGAGCACTCTGGTGACAAGAACACCCGAACCACCTTCGTATGACAACTTGGAGTCGAGTAACCATGCATCGGGGAAGCAATCGCAACATTCGTCGCACAACAGTATCGATCCCAACAATCCGAACATTGGGCCGCAGCGGCTGCTGCACTCATTACCGGAGGAGTCGCAGCACATCATCGGTAGAATGATCGATTTGGCCCCCGCGTGTCGTTCCACCATAGACGAGATCATGGACGATCCGTGGATCAAAAGTATCGACATGTGCCACGTTGTAGCCAACAAACTGAAACCAACGGTAGTCTCAGGACAAGATCACACACATACCCAAGTAGACCAAAGCGAGGCCCACATTGCAGGTCtcgagaagaagaagaaacaacaacagaacgCCGCAAGCACTACAAACAAGTAA